One window of Nicotiana tomentosiformis chromosome 11, ASM39032v3, whole genome shotgun sequence genomic DNA carries:
- the LOC138902115 gene encoding uncharacterized protein, translated as MRQLTTPCTQCGKLHTGQCRQGSSACFHYGQIGHYISRCPGLGRGTPAQPSGFTAASSPSVHAPRPGPQSTQGRGRGRGGGDTSGSSGGQNCFYALTGRQDSEASPDVVTGILTVHSYAIYALMDPGPTFSYITPFIAGKLDMRSELLPQPVEVSTPVGDSIVATHVYRDCTVLINDRPTSVDLVELVMLDFDVIMGMDWLAACYANIDCRAKDIDKEPVTFQSVPIVNEFSTVFPDELPGIPPEREIDLAIDLLPDAQPISIPPYRMAPAELRELKEQLKDLLDKGFIRPSTSPWGAPMLFVRKKDGSLRMCIDYRQLNKVTIKNKYPLPRIDDLFD; from the exons ATGAGACAGCTTACTACTCCATGTACCCAGTGCGGTAAGCTGCACACCGGGCAATGTAGACAGGGTTCGAGTGCATGTTTTCATTATGGGCAGATAGGACATTATATTAGTCGGTGCCCAGGGTTAGGCAGAGGTACACCAGCTCAGCCTTCAGGATTCACAGCAGCCTCTTCGCCCTCAGTCCATGCTCCCCGACCAGGTCCACAGTCTACTCAGGGCCGTGGTAGGGGGAGAGGTGGAGGAGACACCTCAGGTTCTAGTGGTGGCCAGAACTGCTTTTATGCACTCACAGGCCGACAGGATTCAGAGGCAtccccagatgttgtcacaggtatattgacagTACATTCTTATGCCATTTATGCATTGATGGATCCCGGCCCTACATTTTCatatattactccatttattgctGGTAAGCTTGACATGAGATCTGAGTTGTTGCCACAGCCAGTTGAGGTGTCTACGCCAGTTGGCGACTCTATTGTAGCTACTCATGTCTATCGAGATTGTACAGTGTTAATTAATGACCGTCCAACCTCTGTTGATTTAGTTGAATTGGTTATGCTAGACTTCGATGTcattatgggtatggattggttggcagcttgttatgctaatattgattgtcgtgcaaa ggatatagataaggagccagtgacTTTTCAGTCGGttcctattgtgaatgaattctCGACGGTATTCCCTGACGAGCTTCCAGGAATTCCCCCTGAAAGGGAAATCGATTTAGCTATAGATTTGCTTCCTGAtgcgcagcctatatccattcctccctatagaatggctcctgcagagctaagggaattgaaggaacaactgaaGGACTTGCTCGATAAAGGCTTTATTAGGCCAAGTACATCCCCATGGGGTGCTCCGATGCTCTTTgttcgaaagaaagatgggtccttgcggatgtgcattgactacaggcaactaaataaagtcactatcaagaataagtatcctcttccacggattgatgacttgttcgacTAG
- the LOC138902116 gene encoding uncharacterized protein — protein MGSLSHVEADKVKMTKYLCQLASLQVHLVDAEGGRILVQNTAKSSFVTEVKERQHEDPELIKLRESIPQQRQPLFELIGDGVLRYQGRLCVPSVGELHAKILSEAHYSRYAVHPGATKMYRDLRQIYWWNGMKKDIAEMVA, from the coding sequence ATGGGCAGTCTAAGCCATGTTGAAGCTGATAAGGTCAAGATGACCAAATATCTATGCCAGCTAGCTAGTTTGCAGGTGCATTTGGTAGATGCAGAGGGTGGACGCATTCTCGTTCAGAATACAGCAAAATCTTCTTTTGTTACTGAAGTGAAAGAGCGACAACACGAGGATCCTGAGCTTATAAAACTGAGGGAAAGTATTCCACAACAGCGACAACCTTTATTTGAGCTAATTggagatggagtccttagatacCAGGGCCGCTTATGTGTACCGTCAGTAGGAGAGCTCCATGCCAAGATTCTTTCGGAGGCCCATTATTCTAGATATGCAGTTCATCCcggagcgacaaagatgtatcgggaccttcgacagatctattggtggaatggaatgaaaaaagatatcgcAGAGATGGTAGCCTAA